The Burkholderia sp. NRF60-BP8 genomic sequence GGGCTGGAAGCCGAAGCGGCGGGCGAGCCATGCGCACGCGAACACGAGGCCGATCACGACCGCGAGCCCGACGAGCGTCTGCAGCACCGCGCCGATGCCGAGCGACGGCGCGGCCGAACCGACCGTCACGCTCGACGCGATCGAGCCGGCGTGGTTCACCGCGTTCATGTCGGCGGCGCCGGCCGCCTCGGCGACAAACGCGCTGGCGACGAACGCAGCCGCGCAGCGGCCGGACGGCGCTAATCTCATCAGACTTTGCTCCGAGAAACCCCGCCCTGGATGGCCGGGAAGGAAAGGTGTGCTGTTGACAGGCAGCTTTTCCCACAGGTTAGGATCACCTGCATGATCCTTGTCTACCGCTACCGGGTGAAGTCGCTCAACGGACTGCTCAACAAGCAGAGCCGTGCGGTGAACTACGTCTGGAACTTCTGCAACGATACGCAGAAGCACGCGCTGAAGTGGAACAAGAAGTGGCCGACCGGCTTCGACTTGAATGTGCTCACGACCGGCAGCAGCAAGGCGCTCGGTATCCACTCCGGCACGGTCAACGCAACGTGCGAGCAATACGCGAAGTCTCGCAGTCAGCACCGTCGGCCCTACCTGCGCTATCGCGGCAGGAAATCGCTGGGCTGGGTGCCGCTGAAGGGGCGTGACTTGAAGCGCGAGGGCGACGCGTTCCGTTTCGCCGGCAACACCTTCCGCGTGTTTAACAGCCGACCGCTTCCCGAAGGCAAGATCAGGGACGGGACCAACTTTGCGCAGGATGCACGCGGTAACTGGTTTCTCAACATCGTGATCGAGATGCCGGATGTTCCGGCCCGGCCTATCCGTTCCGGTGTGGGCATCGATCTCGGCCTGAAAGACTTCGCCACGCTTTCGACGGGCGAGAAGCTGCCCAATGACCAGTTCGGTCGACGAGCGGCGGAAAAGCTGGCGAAAGCGCAACGAGCAAGAAAGCACAAGCGACATATTGCGAAGCTGCACGCCAAGATCGCGAATGCCCGCGCCGATTTCCAGCATAAGCTCGCGCTCGATCTGGTGCGGCGGTTCGATTACATTGCGGTCGGCAACGTATCGGCCGCGAAACTCGCCAGAACCAGGATGGCGAAGAGCGTCTACGACGCATCCTGGTCGTCCTTCCGAAACAAGCTCCGTTACAAGGCGATGGCGCACGGAGCCACGCTCGAGGAAGTGAACGAAAGCGGTTCGACCCAGTCCTGCTCGGCGTGCGGTTCGAAAGACAGCACGACTCGGCCGAAAGGTATCGCGGGACTGCGAATGAGGGAGTGGGCCTGCGATGGCTGTGGTGTCTTCCATGATCGTGATACCAATGCCGCGTTGAACATTCTCCGATGCGGACGTGCATCGCCAGCTGTGGGAATCTTCCACCCTTAGGCGGTGGAGGAGGACGTCAACGATTGAGCTTCCGGATGCGCTCGGCCGGCGTGATGATGTCGGTCAGGCGGATGCCGAACTTGTCGTTGACGACCACGACCTCGCCCTGCGCGATCAGGCAGCCGTTCACGAGCACGTCCATCGGCTCGCCGGCCATGCCGTCGAGCTCGACGACCGAACCCTGCGCGAGCTGCAGCAGGTTGCGGATCGCGATCTTCGTGCGGCCGAGCTCCACGGTCATCTTGACCGGGATGTCGAGGATCATCTCGATGTCGTTGTGCGTCGAGTTCGCCGCGGCCTTCGACAGCGGCTGGAACACGCCGGCGCCCGTCGCCCCGGCCTGCACCGGCTGCTGGTTCTGCTCGGCGAGCGCGGCCGCCCAGTCGTCCATGCCCGGATCCTCGTCGGCCGCGGCCGGCGCCTGCGCGTCGGCGGCCGACGCCGCGAGGGCCGCATCGGCCATCGCCTGCATGTCGTCGTCGGGCGTCTGGTTCAGCTCACTCATATCCACCTTCCTTCATCGAATCGCTCGCGCCGATCATCTTCTGCACGCGCAACGCATATTGACCATTGAAAATTCCGTAGCCGCACTCCATCACCGGCACGCCGTCGACCTTCGCGGTGATCGTGTCCTCGATCTCCAGCGGCAGCACGTCGCCCGCGCGCAGGTTCAGGATCTTCTCGAACGTCGACGGGATCTCGGCCAGATTCGCGGTCAGCTCGACCTCGGCGGCCTGCACCTGCTGCGACAGCACGCGCACCCAGCGGCGGTCGACTTCGAGCGCCTCGCCCTGGATCGGCGAGCTGAGCACGTCGCGGATCGGCTCGATCATCGAGTACGGCATGCAGATGTGCAGCGTGCCGCCCGTCGGCCCGAATTCGATCGAGAACTGCGTGACGATCACGATCTCGTTCGGCGTCGCGACGTTCGCGAACTGCGTGTGCATTTCCGAGCGCACAAATTCGAACTGCAGCGGCCGCACGCTTTTCCATGCGGTCGTGTAGTGCTCGAACACGAGGTTCAGCAGCTTGCCGATGATCCGCTGCTCGGTGGCCGTGAAATCGCGGCCTTCGACGCGCGTGTGGAAGCGCCCGTCGCCGCCGAACAGGTTGTCGACGACGAAGAACACGAGGTTCGGGTCGAACACGAACAGCGACGTGCCGCGCAGCGGCTTCACGTGCACCAGGTTCAGGTTCGTCGGAATCGGCAGGTTGCGGGTGAATTCGCTGTACTTCTGCACCTTCACCTGGCTGACGGAGATTTCCGCCGTGCGCCGCATGAAGTTGAAGATGCCGATCCGCAACAGGCGCGCGAAGCGGTCGTTGATGATCTCGAGGCCGGGCATCCGGCCGCGGACGATGCGCTCCTGCGTCGCGATGTTGTAGGGGCGGACGCCCGACGTGTCGCGCTGCTCGTCGACCGCATCGGTTTCGCCCGTGACGCCCTTGAGGAGGGCATCGACCTCCTCCTGGGACATGAACTCCTGGTGACCCATACGCGCTCCTTTCGCGGCCGCGTTACTGGACGACGAACTCGGTGAACAGGACGTCGTCGACCTTCGCGCGCTGGTTGCCCGGCTGCGTCGGCTGCTCGATCAGGTCCCGCAGCTCGTTCGCGAGCGCACGTTTGCCGTCCGGCGTCGCGAGTTCCTCGGGATGCTTGTTCGACAGCGCGAGCAGGATCCGGCTGCGGATCTCCGGCATCCGCGCGGTCAGTTGCTCCTGCGCCTTCGGGTCGGTGAGCTTCAGCGACAGGCCGACGCGCAGGTAGTGCTGCGCGCCGTCGTCGGACTGCAGGTTCACGGTCAGCGGGTCGAGCGCGAAAAACGTCGGCGCGGCAAGCGGCGCCGGCTCGGCGGGCGCGCTCGCATGGCCGACGCCAGCCTTGCTCAGGAACACGTACATGCCGCCGGCGGCGGCGGCAGCCGCGCCCAGCGCGATGACGGCGATGAGCGCGATGCGCTTGAACTTGCCGGACGAAGCCGGCTTGTCGGCGGTCGGGGTTGCGGTCGTGGCCATGTGAATGCGTGCGTGATGTCTCGTAGCATGCATTGTTCGGCATCCGGGCCGACGCCGATGGGCGGAAAAGAGGGGGGAATTGCGGCTATCTCAGCCGATTGTCCCGACGGTCGGCCGGGTGTCGGCTCGACGCCGGACGGCAACGGCGGGGAAAACGAACGAGGGGGCGAGGGTGGAGCGCGGCGGGCCGGAACCGGGCCGGCGGAGGAAGCGAGCGGGCGCGACGGCGGGGCGGGCGGCTGCGCCCGCCCGTGCATCGTCAGATCGGCAGCAGCGTGAGCAGCGGCGCGATCAGCACCATCGCGACGCCCGCGATCATCATCGTCAGGCTCGACACGACGCCTTCCTCGCTGCCGATCTCGCGCGCCTTCGCGGTGCCCACGCCGTGGGCGGCCGCGCCGAACAGCGCGCCGCGTGCGAGCCGGGTGCGCATCGGCACGAGCGCCAGCACCAGTTCGCCGAGCAGCATCCCGCAGATGCCCGTCGCGATCACGAACAGGGCGGTGAGATCCTTCGGCGCGTGGATCTTGTCCGACACGGCGAGCGCGAAAGGCGTCGACACCGAACGTGTCATCAGCGAGCGCTGCAGTTCGGGCGACAGGTGCAGCAGCTTCGCGAGCAGCAGCGACCCGCATACGCCCGCGGTGATCCCGACCGCGACGCCGACCGACAGCGACAGCCAGTGGCGGCGGATCAGCTCGCGATACTCGTAGATCGGCACCGCGAATGCGATCGTCGCCGGGCCGAGCAGCCACATCAGCCAGCGCGTGTCGCGGAAATAGACCGAATACGGGATGCCGGTCAGCAGCACGAGCAGCACCAGCACGCCCGGCACGAATACGAGCGGCGAGAACAGCAGCGTCTTCTTGTACGCATAGAGCCGCTTCGACGCGAAATACAGCACGACCGTCAGCACGAAGCAGCCGACGGAGATCGCGGTATTCACGCGGTCGGCGGGCAGGTTCGACAGCGCGGCGAACATGGGCGGCTCCGGCTCAGTGAGCGATGGCGCTCAGGCGCGTACGGCGGCGCGCGGCGAATACGCGCTGCGCGGCGAGCCGGCGTTCGAGCTTCGCGGCGAGATCGACCGCCACGGCCACCGCGACCATCACGAACGCGGTGCCGGCAAGCATCACCAGCGCGATGCGCCAGCCGTCCTCGCGGAACAGCCCGCCGTACTGCACGGCCGCGACGGCGGCCGGCACGAAGAACAGCAGCATGTCGGACAGCAGCCAGTTCGCGCCGTCCTTCACCCACGCCGGCGCGACGCGACCCGAGAACAGCAGCACGAGCAGCACCGCGAGGCCGATCACACCGGACGGAATCGGCAGCCCGACCTTGCGCACGGCCCAGTCGACCGCCATCCACAGCACGCCGAGCGCGGTGGCCTGCAGCACGATCCGGCCCGTGTGCGCGAGGCTGCCCGACGCGGCAGGGCGGGCGGCGGCAGTGGCGGTCGGCTTGTTCATGACGGGCTCCATACGGATGTTTCTGTCGATGGCGTCAGTATAGGGTTTCCCCTAACCATAAATAAAATGACTTGTCTCTATCCTTATCATTCCAATTCGGAATTCGTTTTGATGTTGCCGCACCAATCTGGGGAGTGATCGATGGAATTGCGCGCGCTGCGATACTTCGTCGAGGTGGTTCGCCAGCAGAGCTTCACTGCGGCGGCCGACAAGCTGTTCGTCACGCAACCGACCATCAGCAAGATGGTGAAGGCGCTGGAAGACGAGATCGGTTCGCCGCTCCTGCTGCGCGACGGCCGGCAGATGGTGCTGACCGACGCCGGGCGGATCGTGTTCCAGCGCGGCCAGGACGTGCTCGCCGCGCAGGCGCAGCTGCAATCGGAGCTGAACGATCTCGGCACGCTCGGACGCGGCGAGCTGACCATCGGCATTCCGCCGCTCGGCGGTTCGCTGTTCACGCCGATCATCGCCGCATACAAGCAGCGCTATCCGAACATCGAGCTGAAGCTGTTCGAGCAAGGTGCGCGGATGATCGAGGCCGCGCTGACGTCGGGCGAGCTGGAACTCGGGGGGCTGCTCGAGCCCGTCGATCCGGGCACGTTCGAGCGGCTGCCGATGGTGCGCGCGCCGCTGTGGCTCGTCGCGCCGCGCGAGTCGCGCTGGGAGGAGCACGCGGCCGTGCCGCTCGCGGATCTCGCACGCGAATCGTTCGTGTTCTATGCGGAAAGCCTCGCGCTGCACGATGCGGTGCTCGATGCGTGCCGGCAGGCCGGCTTCACGCCGTCGATCGTGAGCCGCAGCGGCCACTGGGATTTCATGGCCGCGCTCGTGCATGCGGGCGTCGGCATCGCGCTGCTGCCCGAGCCGTATTGCCGGCGGCTCGACGCGGGTCAGTTCACGTGCCGGCCGATCGTCGAGCCGGAAATCACGTGGGCGATCGCGCTCGGCTGGCTGAAGAAAGGCTACCTGTCGCACGCGGCGCGGGCATGGCTCGACGTCGCGCGGGCGACGCTGCCGCTCGCGGCGGGCGACGATCTGGCGTTCGGGGGGTTGCGGGCGAGGGAGTGAGGGTCGCTCAGGCTCGGCGCGATCAGACGTGCCGAATCGGGCCCGGATACCGGGCCACCGTATGGTCGTGCGTGAGCAACGTGACGCCTTCCGAAATCGCCTGGGCGATCAGGACCCGATCGAACGGATCACGATGCACTGCCGGCAGTTGTTCCACGGCGAGAACGTGCTCGCTCGTGATCGGCAATTCGACGTAGCCGGCGTCGAGCAGATTGCGACGCAGCACGTGCGGATCGACTTGAAAATCATTGCGGTCGAGCCCGCGCTTGATCACGATCTCCCACAGACTTGCGACGCTGAACAACAGGATATGGGCGGGATCCTCGATGAGCGTGCGGGCTTGATCCGGCAATTCGGTCGCGTCCGCCGCCGCCCAAAGGATCAGGTGCGTATCGAGCAGCAGTTTCACGCGTCGCCCTCGAACAGCTTCCGGATGGCCTCGTCGCCCATCGTGTCGAAGTCGGGCGGCACGACGATCTGCCCCTTCATGAAGCCGATCCGCGCCGGCCGGGGCGCCTCGGGCGCATCGATCGGCACGACCTTGACGAGCGGCTTGCCGGCCTTCGCGATCACGAATGGTTCACCCGCGTGAACTGCCTCGTCAATCAGACGCGACAGGTTCGTCTTCGCGTCATGCATGTTGTAGGTCTGCATGGCATCCCTCAAATGAACTAAGTTTAGTCAATTTGTTAGCTTAGTTCACGGGGGACACGTCCGCAAGGTCCGCGGTCGCCCGATACAAAGCCGCCCGGCGTGTCCTCAATGCCCCATCGCCGGCCCCGCACCCTTCTTCGGCTTCGTGATCCACACGAGCGCCGCGAGCGCGATGAACACCACCGCCGACAGGTGGAAGAAGTCGTTGGTCGCCATCATGAAGCCCTGCTGCGTGACGAGCTGGTTGAGCTGCGCATTGGCCGTCTGGCCGACGATGCCGAGCTGCGCGAGCGCGCCCTGGTAGTCGGTCGTGTTCTGCGCGTAGACGCTCACCGATTCGGACAGCCGCGCATGATGGTAGATCGCGTCGTTCTCCCAGAACGTCGAGCTGGCCGCGGTGCCGATCGCGCCCGACAGCGTGCGCAGGAAGTTCGACAGCCCCGACGCGCTCGCGAGCCGTTCGTCGGAGATGCTCGACAGCGTGATCGTCGTCATCGGCACGAAGAAACACGCGACGCCGATGCCCTGCACGAGCCGCGGCAGGATCACGTGGTTGAACGGCACGTCGAGCGTGAACGTCGCGTTCCACATCGACACGCCCGCGAACACGATGAACGCGAAGCTCGCGACCATCCGCAGGTCGAGCCGGTGCATGTTGCGGCCGATCAGCGGCGACAGCACGAGCGCGAGCAGCCCGACCGGCGCGGTCGCGAGGCCGGCCTTGCCGGCCGTGTAGCCCATCACCGTCTGCAGCCACAGCGGAAAGATCACGACCGAGCCGAAGAACGCCATGAAGCCGAACGAGATGATCAGCGCGCCGAGCGCGAAGTTGCGGTCCTTGAAGAGCGACAGGTCGACCACCGGCTCCTTCTCGGTCGCCTCCCACACGAGCATGAACGCGAGCGACACGACCGCGATCAGCGCGAGCGCGACGATGAACGACGAGTTGAACCAGTCGCGGTCCTTGCCGAGGTCGAGCATCATCTGCAGGCACGACACGCCGATCACGAGCAGCGCGAGGCCGATCGCGTCGATCCGCTGCTTCGACGTCTTCGTTTCGCGGCCGCGCAGCAGGAAGTACGCGCAGGTCGCCGAGAACACGCCGATCGGCAGGTTGATGTAGAAGATCCACGGCCACGTGTAGTTATCGCTGATCCAGCCGCCCAGCAACGGGCCGAAGATCGGCGCGACGATCACCGTCATCGCCCACAGCCCGAGCGCAAGCCCGCGTTTCGCGGGCGGGTAGCTGCGCATCAGGATCGTCTGCGACAGCGGCACCATCGGCCCCGACACGAGGCCCTGCAGCAGCCGGAACGCGATCAGCGTCTCGAAGTTCGACGCGAGGCCGCACAGCGCCGACGCGATCGTGAACGCGAGCACCGACAGCGTGAACAGCCTCACTTCGCCGACCCGCCGCGCGAGCCAGCCGGTGAGCGGCACCGCGATCGCTGACGCGACCGAGTACGACGAAATCACCCACGTGCCCTCGCTCGTCGCGACGCCGAGGCTGCCCGAGATGGTCGGCACCGCGACGTTCGCGATCGACGTGTCGAGCACTTCCATGAAGGTGCCGAGCGCGAGCCCGACGGTCAGCAGCGCGAGCGCACCGCCGGTCAGCGGTGCCGGTTCGGCAGCGGGGGAGGGGGCGGATGCCGTGGTGGCGGACATCGGAATCTCCTAGACGCGGCGCGCGCGACGCGCCGGCACAACGCACGGACGCGCGACGCAGCGCGGCCCGGCCGGGTGGAATGAAAAAGGGGAAAGGTGGAGCGCGTGCCTCGTCATCTTCTGCCCAGACAGAGAAATAAGCGAATGTTTAACTGAGACATGAGGGCTCCACGCGCATCAGCAGTCGGCTTCGTCAGGCTTCGGGCAGCCGGTCGAACCGGGCCCGTTGGCGATGAAGCGCTGCAGCAGGCCGGTGAGCGTCGCGAGTTCGTCGGCCGAGAAGCCTTCGAGCTGCGCGTTGAGCACGGTCGCGACCAGCGACGGCAGCGCGCGGGCGGCTTCGACGCCGCGCTCGGTGAGCGTCAGCTCGATCATCCGGCGGTCCTGCTCGCTGCGCGTGCGTGCGATCAGCCCCTTGCGTTCGAGCCGGTCGAGCATGCGCGTCATCGACCCGCTGTCGTACGACATCTTGCGCGACAGTTCGAACGGCGTGCGTGCGTAGCCGCGCGACAGCAGCAGGATCACGCCGATCTGCTGCGCGGTAAGGTCGAACGGCTCGAGCGCACGATCCATCCGCTCGACGAGCGCCTGCTTCGCCTTCGACAGGTAATAGCCGAGGCTCGTTTCCAGCGCGATGTTCTCGGGATCGTAGAGGCCGCCGGTCATACGATTGCGCGCGCAGCAATAGTGCGTTTCGGGTTAAAACGCGCCCAGTATCTTGAAAAATGATTGCTTAGTCAATATTATTTGAGTCAACCAGTTACGACGTGCATGTTGCACTGCCGGAGACTATGTTCTGACCGATCAGCCCGCGCTGCCGGGCACCCGAGGATGTTCGCGATGCTGTTCCTGAAAAATGCCGCCGGCGCGTTGCGCCGCAATCTGACCGATACCGCTCATCATGTGTTTTCCGGGCCGCACCGCGGCTGGAAAATCGCGCTGTACGTGACGATGCTGGTCGTGCCTGGCGGCTCGCTCGCGGCGCTCGGGTTCGCATGGTTCGATCATCGTCGGCAGCGCAACGCGAAGGGCGGCGCGCGCCGCACGAGCCAGCCGGCCGCGACGGAGCCGTCGACATGGCGCGCCGCCGCCGAACCCGTCCCGGCGCCCGTGCGCTGCCACTGACGCCGCACCGCTTCCGCGCGCCACACTATCCCGGCCCGATTCCAGTCTGTCCGATCGCCCGCCGCGTCACGCGCGGCCGGCGTCGTATGCCCGTTCGCCCGCCTGCCGTCCCGCAAGCAAGCCGTAATGGCCGGTAACCCGGCCCGCCGCGCCGGTAACACATCCGGGCCGCCGCGCACCGTACCCTTAGGGCTGCGCAGCTTTCTCGCCGTCAGTTACCATTTGTCCGCCAGCGGCACGACGACCGCATCGCGCGGCGCCGCTCGCCGGCCGCCACGCCCAGACAGGAAAACCACCATGCCGTACGCCTCCCTCCCGCGCGCCGTTCGCCCGCTGAGCGCCGCCGTCGCCATTGCGACGGCCGTGCTGCTCGCCGGCTGCGCCGTCGGGCCCGACTATCACCGGCCCGACACGTCGATCCCCGCCGCCTTCAAGGAAGCGCCGGCCGGCTGGAAAGTCGCGCAGCCCGCCGATCGCGCCGACCGCGGCGCATGGTGGACGGTCTACAACGATCCGCAGCTCGATATGCTGATCGGCAAGCTCAACGCGTCGAACCAGACCATCGCGCAATCGGCGGCCGCCTACCGGCAGGCGCGCGCGCTCGTCACCGAGGCGCGCGCCGCGTATTTCCCGACCGTCGGGCTGAGCGCATCGGGCTCGCGCGCGCGGACGCCGCGCACGTCGCTGTCGTCGAGCTCGTCGTCGAATTTCGGCAGCGGATCGACGGGGTCGATCAACAACAGCTACAGCGTCGGCCTCGACGCCAGTTGGGAACCCGATCTGTGGGGCAAGGTGAGCCGCACCGTCAGCGCGCAGCGCGCCGGCGAAGCGGCCGCCGCGGCCGATCTCGCGAACGCGCGGCTGTCGCAGCAGGCGCTGCTCGCGCAGACCTATTTCCAGTTGCGCACGTCCGACGCGCTGCAAAAGCTGCTCGACGACACCGTGAAGTCGTACGAACGGTCGCTGCAGCTCACGCAGAACCAGTACGCGCAAGGCGTCGCCGCGCGCGCAGACGTGATCCAGGCGCAGACGCAGTTGCAGAGCGCGCAGGCCGCGCAGATCGACAACGGCGTGGCTCGCGCGCAGTACGAGCATGCGATCGCGACGTTGATCGGCGAACCGGCGTCGACCTTCTCGCTGCCGCCGGCCCCGCTCGCGGCCGAGCCGCCGATCACGCCGGTCGACGTGCCGTCGGCGATCCTCGAGCGCCGGCCCGACGTCGCGGCGGCCGAGCGCCGCGCGGCGGCCGCGAACGAGCAGATCGGCGTCGCGATCGCCGCGTTCTTCCCCACGCTGACGCTGTCGGCCAGCGGCGGCTTCCAGAGCTCGGTGTGGTCGCAGCTGTTCACGCTGCCGGCGCGCTTCTGGACGGTCGGCCCGCAGCTCGCGGCCACGCTGTTCGACGCGGGGCTGCGCGCCGCGCAGACGGACGCCGCGCGCGCGACCTACGACCAGGACGTTGCCGCCTATCGCCTCGCGGTGCTCACCGCGTTCCAGGACGTCGAGGACAACCTCGCGTCGCAGCGCATCCTCGCGCAGGAAATCGACGTGCAGCGGCAGGCCGTCGACAGCGCCGAGCACGCGCTCGCGATCGTCACGAACCAGTACAAGGCCGGCACGGTCGCGTACCTGAACGTGCTGACCGCGCAGACCACCGCGTTCACCGCGCAGCAAAAGCTCGCGACGATCGCCGGGCAGCGGATGGTGTCGTCGGTCGGGCTCGTGAAGGCGCTCGGCGGCGGCTGGAACGTAGCGGAGATGGCGCGCGAGAACGGCGACATGGCGGCGCCGGCGCCTTTGCCGGCGTCCGGTGCGCCCGCGGCCACCGCACCGTCGGCCGCCGCGCCGCTCGCGCAGAAGTAAGAAGGGAAGCGGCCGACGCGCGCGTTCAGCGCTGCGCGTCGCCGAAGATCAGCGACACCTGGTTGTTGCCGATCGGATGCCCGAGCAGGTTCAGCAACCCCGCGAGGTTCGCCTGCTGCTCGGGCGCCGCATGCGCGGTCCCGCGGAACGAGCCCTGGCCGGGGCCGAAGCTGCCGTGCCCGTCGAGGAACAGCGGGCCCTGCGTCGTCGACAGGTCGAGATCGGCACCCGCGCCCTTCGCCTGCAATACCGCCCGGTACGAACCGAGCGGCTTCACGCGCGACACGCGCGAACTCATCGAATCGATCGTCACCGTCAACTGGCCGAACGCGTTGGTGCCGATGAGCCGCCAGTCGCTCCAGCCGAGCCGCACGTCGCCCTGCAGGTCGAGCGTGTTGAACGGCGTGCCGAGCCCCGCGAGCAGCGACGCGGGCACGGCCATCGTGCCCGCCGACAGCACCGCGCCGCGCCACGTCGCATCGAGCGTGACCGCATCGGGCATCGCTTCCGTCTGCCGCATGCGCATCTGCACGCGCCCGGTCAGCAGCGGCCAGAACCGCGTGGTCCATTCGACCCGGCCCGGCAGCAGCGTCGCCGCGCTCTGATCGGCGCCCGGCGCGAGCATCAGCGTGCCCGAGCCGTGCCACAGCGACCCGTCCGGATCGACGAGATTCACGTGGCCGCCGGTCGCACGCGCGAACTGCGGCGCGATCCACGCAGCCGGCGCGAGCGCGACGAGCGTCACCGCCGTCGCCAGGCCGCCCGCCAGCACCCACGGCAATACGGCGACGAGCCGCCTTGCCCACGGCCGCATCGGCCGCCCTTCGTTTGCGTCATCCACTGCCGTCATCTACTTCTGGACGGAAGGTTGCATCACGGCCGTCAGGTCCACTTGGCCGTCTTCCTTCAGCGCCGTGGCGTGCGCTTCGCCGACCTGCACCTTGAACTGCCGGCGCGCATCGTCGAGCCACTGGGTCCATGCCGGGAACGACACGTTCTTCAT encodes the following:
- the fliN gene encoding flagellar motor switch protein FliN, translating into MSELNQTPDDDMQAMADAALAASAADAQAPAAADEDPGMDDWAAALAEQNQQPVQAGATGAGVFQPLSKAAANSTHNDIEMILDIPVKMTVELGRTKIAIRNLLQLAQGSVVELDGMAGEPMDVLVNGCLIAQGEVVVVNDKFGIRLTDIITPAERIRKLNR
- a CDS encoding MarR family winged helix-turn-helix transcriptional regulator; protein product: MTGGLYDPENIALETSLGYYLSKAKQALVERMDRALEPFDLTAQQIGVILLLSRGYARTPFELSRKMSYDSGSMTRMLDRLERKGLIARTRSEQDRRMIELTLTERGVEAARALPSLVATVLNAQLEGFSADELATLTGLLQRFIANGPGSTGCPKPDEADC
- a CDS encoding RNA-guided endonuclease InsQ/TnpB family protein — its product is MILVYRYRVKSLNGLLNKQSRAVNYVWNFCNDTQKHALKWNKKWPTGFDLNVLTTGSSKALGIHSGTVNATCEQYAKSRSQHRRPYLRYRGRKSLGWVPLKGRDLKREGDAFRFAGNTFRVFNSRPLPEGKIRDGTNFAQDARGNWFLNIVIEMPDVPARPIRSGVGIDLGLKDFATLSTGEKLPNDQFGRRAAEKLAKAQRARKHKRHIAKLHAKIANARADFQHKLALDLVRRFDYIAVGNVSAAKLARTRMAKSVYDASWSSFRNKLRYKAMAHGATLEEVNESGSTQSCSACGSKDSTTRPKGIAGLRMREWACDGCGVFHDRDTNAALNILRCGRASPAVGIFHP
- a CDS encoding type II toxin-antitoxin system VapC family toxin, with translation MKLLLDTHLILWAAADATELPDQARTLIEDPAHILLFSVASLWEIVIKRGLDRNDFQVDPHVLRRNLLDAGYVELPITSEHVLAVEQLPAVHRDPFDRVLIAQAISEGVTLLTHDHTVARYPGPIRHV
- a CDS encoding LrgB family protein, producing the protein MFAALSNLPADRVNTAISVGCFVLTVVLYFASKRLYAYKKTLLFSPLVFVPGVLVLLVLLTGIPYSVYFRDTRWLMWLLGPATIAFAVPIYEYRELIRRHWLSLSVGVAVGITAGVCGSLLLAKLLHLSPELQRSLMTRSVSTPFALAVSDKIHAPKDLTALFVIATGICGMLLGELVLALVPMRTRLARGALFGAAAHGVGTAKAREIGSEEGVVSSLTMMIAGVAMVLIAPLLTLLPI
- the fliM gene encoding flagellar motor switch protein FliM, which gives rise to MGHQEFMSQEEVDALLKGVTGETDAVDEQRDTSGVRPYNIATQERIVRGRMPGLEIINDRFARLLRIGIFNFMRRTAEISVSQVKVQKYSEFTRNLPIPTNLNLVHVKPLRGTSLFVFDPNLVFFVVDNLFGGDGRFHTRVEGRDFTATEQRIIGKLLNLVFEHYTTAWKSVRPLQFEFVRSEMHTQFANVATPNEIVIVTQFSIEFGPTGGTLHICMPYSMIEPIRDVLSSPIQGEALEVDRRWVRVLSQQVQAAEVELTANLAEIPSTFEKILNLRAGDVLPLEIEDTITAKVDGVPVMECGYGIFNGQYALRVQKMIGASDSMKEGGYE
- a CDS encoding multidrug ABC transporter ATPase, whose protein sequence is MLFLKNAAGALRRNLTDTAHHVFSGPHRGWKIALYVTMLVVPGGSLAALGFAWFDHRRQRNAKGGARRTSQPAATEPSTWRAAAEPVPAPVRCH
- a CDS encoding CidA/LrgA family protein, whose amino-acid sequence is MNKPTATAAARPAASGSLAHTGRIVLQATALGVLWMAVDWAVRKVGLPIPSGVIGLAVLLVLLFSGRVAPAWVKDGANWLLSDMLLFFVPAAVAAVQYGGLFREDGWRIALVMLAGTAFVMVAVAVAVDLAAKLERRLAAQRVFAARRRTRLSAIAH
- a CDS encoding type II toxin-antitoxin system Phd/YefM family antitoxin, translating into MQTYNMHDAKTNLSRLIDEAVHAGEPFVIAKAGKPLVKVVPIDAPEAPRPARIGFMKGQIVVPPDFDTMGDEAIRKLFEGDA
- a CDS encoding LysR family transcriptional regulator; this translates as MELRALRYFVEVVRQQSFTAAADKLFVTQPTISKMVKALEDEIGSPLLLRDGRQMVLTDAGRIVFQRGQDVLAAQAQLQSELNDLGTLGRGELTIGIPPLGGSLFTPIIAAYKQRYPNIELKLFEQGARMIEAALTSGELELGGLLEPVDPGTFERLPMVRAPLWLVAPRESRWEEHAAVPLADLARESFVFYAESLALHDAVLDACRQAGFTPSIVSRSGHWDFMAALVHAGVGIALLPEPYCRRLDAGQFTCRPIVEPEITWAIALGWLKKGYLSHAARAWLDVARATLPLAAGDDLAFGGLRARE
- the fliL gene encoding flagellar basal body-associated protein FliL → MATTATPTADKPASSGKFKRIALIAVIALGAAAAAAGGMYVFLSKAGVGHASAPAEPAPLAAPTFFALDPLTVNLQSDDGAQHYLRVGLSLKLTDPKAQEQLTARMPEIRSRILLALSNKHPEELATPDGKRALANELRDLIEQPTQPGNQRAKVDDVLFTEFVVQ
- a CDS encoding DHA2 family efflux MFS transporter permease subunit; its protein translation is MSATTASAPSPAAEPAPLTGGALALLTVGLALGTFMEVLDTSIANVAVPTISGSLGVATSEGTWVISSYSVASAIAVPLTGWLARRVGEVRLFTLSVLAFTIASALCGLASNFETLIAFRLLQGLVSGPMVPLSQTILMRSYPPAKRGLALGLWAMTVIVAPIFGPLLGGWISDNYTWPWIFYINLPIGVFSATCAYFLLRGRETKTSKQRIDAIGLALLVIGVSCLQMMLDLGKDRDWFNSSFIVALALIAVVSLAFMLVWEATEKEPVVDLSLFKDRNFALGALIISFGFMAFFGSVVIFPLWLQTVMGYTAGKAGLATAPVGLLALVLSPLIGRNMHRLDLRMVASFAFIVFAGVSMWNATFTLDVPFNHVILPRLVQGIGVACFFVPMTTITLSSISDERLASASGLSNFLRTLSGAIGTAASSTFWENDAIYHHARLSESVSVYAQNTTDYQGALAQLGIVGQTANAQLNQLVTQQGFMMATNDFFHLSAVVFIALAALVWITKPKKGAGPAMGH